Proteins from a single region of Butyrivibrio fibrisolvens:
- a CDS encoding GNAT family N-acetyltransferase, whose product MNVIITDKWNTYLDQFEDSQKDVYYLEEYVKLYENDRSKALCIVCSEGGNVLLMPFIRGEIEDYYDFETQYGYGGPITNTSDKNWIDKALSGIKDYFRDNRYICGFIRFHPLIDNAAFCKDTMNVIYDRHTVAILTDKGVEDIWTTQISSKNRNMIRKAEKSGLIYKAEDNLESFPEFIDLYNATMKRIGADEFYYFDDDYYKEFKNGLIDNSFLATVRLDGKLICSAIIMYDGDFGHYHLEGSDHEYKSLGANNLLLWKSACRLHELGVKKFHLGGGNSTSEEDPLFKFKKAFTHNLESFAIGKEIYNKDVYDRICQKWENENPDKIASFGNRLLKYRY is encoded by the coding sequence ATGAACGTGATAATTACAGATAAATGGAATACATATCTTGATCAGTTTGAGGACTCCCAAAAGGATGTCTATTACCTGGAAGAATATGTAAAACTATATGAAAATGACAGATCAAAGGCCTTGTGCATAGTATGCAGCGAAGGCGGAAACGTCCTTCTTATGCCCTTTATACGAGGCGAGATAGAAGATTATTACGATTTCGAGACCCAGTATGGATATGGAGGCCCGATCACAAATACTTCTGATAAGAACTGGATAGATAAAGCCTTATCCGGTATTAAAGACTATTTTAGAGATAACAGATATATATGCGGTTTCATCCGCTTTCACCCGCTTATAGATAATGCAGCCTTTTGTAAGGATACAATGAACGTCATTTACGATAGGCATACAGTTGCTATCTTGACGGATAAAGGTGTTGAAGATATATGGACAACTCAGATATCCTCCAAGAATAGGAATATGATCCGTAAAGCAGAAAAGAGCGGACTTATATACAAAGCAGAAGATAACCTTGAATCCTTCCCGGAATTTATAGATTTATATAATGCAACAATGAAGCGCATAGGGGCAGATGAATTTTACTATTTTGATGACGATTATTATAAGGAATTTAAAAATGGCCTTATAGATAATTCATTTCTTGCAACAGTAAGACTTGATGGGAAGCTGATCTGCTCAGCGATCATCATGTATGATGGCGATTTTGGACATTACCATTTAGAAGGTAGCGACCATGAATACAAGAGCCTTGGAGCCAATAACCTTTTGTTGTGGAAGAGCGCATGTAGACTTCATGAACTTGGAGTCAAGAAATTTCACCTTGGCGGAGGCAATAGCACCAGCGAAGAAGATCCTCTTTTTAAATTCAAAAAAGCTTTTACCCATAACCTGGAGTCCTTTGCTATAGGCAAAGAAATTTACAATAAAGATGTATATGACCGGATCTGCCAAAAGTGGGAAAACGAAAATCCTGATAAGATTGCTTCTTTTGGAAACAGACTTCTTAAGTACAGATATTAA
- a CDS encoding DUF3880 domain-containing protein, with the protein MKILFFTWLGSYIDDDLEYFFNKMGHDCHRIWNEHGDIPNRYEDDKFLEYFEGKILSEGFDVCFTTNYWPLVAEGCHRHALPYISWSYDSPPNLPKTDTMEYDTNYIFFFSRDDVDDYKKKGIENVYHMPLAVNTDRWDKVKAKNLAFSADISLVGKTYQSTLPMLKTRMSDYQRGYIDAIVASQQANDQAYIIRDAVTDKLIKGINESYATYPDNALTISASQLIYSIATFVTHIDRLSLLKLLSTKFDTHLYTYDLPREEYKLIPDVKIHGQVTYEEEMPQIFKLSKINLCPTFRGNCSGLPLRQLDVMGCGGFLLSSFRTELYEEFTDGVDTAMYYGLEDALDKADFYMTHDDIRLSIARKGYEKVKKYYTYEDRLSRMLDHINTD; encoded by the coding sequence ATGAAAATTTTATTCTTTACATGGCTTGGTTCATATATAGATGATGATCTTGAGTACTTTTTTAACAAGATGGGTCATGATTGTCATCGCATATGGAATGAGCATGGTGATATTCCAAACAGGTACGAAGATGATAAGTTCCTTGAATATTTTGAAGGCAAGATACTTAGTGAAGGCTTTGACGTCTGTTTTACAACTAATTACTGGCCACTTGTTGCAGAAGGCTGCCATAGGCACGCTCTTCCCTATATTTCATGGTCTTATGATTCTCCTCCAAATCTTCCTAAAACTGACACAATGGAATATGACACCAACTACATCTTCTTTTTCTCAAGAGATGACGTAGATGACTATAAGAAAAAGGGTATAGAAAACGTCTACCATATGCCACTTGCCGTTAACACAGACAGATGGGACAAGGTAAAAGCAAAGAATTTGGCATTTTCTGCCGATATATCACTTGTAGGCAAAACATATCAGTCGACACTTCCAATGTTAAAAACCAGAATGTCTGATTATCAGAGAGGCTATATTGATGCTATTGTAGCTTCACAGCAGGCTAATGATCAGGCATATATCATAAGAGACGCTGTTACTGATAAGCTTATTAAAGGCATAAATGAAAGCTATGCCACCTACCCTGATAATGCGCTTACGATCTCAGCTTCACAGCTAATATATTCTATAGCTACATTTGTTACACATATAGACAGACTATCGCTTCTGAAACTATTATCTACAAAATTTGACACACATCTGTATACCTATGATCTGCCGAGAGAAGAATATAAGCTCATTCCTGATGTCAAAATACATGGACAGGTGACCTACGAAGAAGAAATGCCGCAGATTTTTAAGCTTAGTAAGATCAACCTGTGCCCGACATTTAGAGGTAACTGCTCGGGACTTCCATTACGACAATTGGATGTTATGGGATGCGGAGGATTTCTTCTTTCAAGCTTCAGGACAGAACTATATGAAGAGTTTACTGACGGCGTAGATACCGCAATGTATTATGGACTTGAAGATGCTCTTGATAAAGCAGATTTTTATATGACACATGACGATATCAGACTTTCCATAGCAAGGAAGGGTTATGAGAAGGTGAAAAAATACTATACGTATGAAGATAGACTTAGTAGGATGCTTGATCATATCAATACAGATTAA
- the neuC gene encoding UDP-N-acetylglucosamine 2-epimerase, producing the protein MIKLCFITAARSEYGLLRWIMQDVKDSASFELQLIVCGGHLLESQGHTIDQILEDGFTPDFTIPFSEHPDIDNIRSLTYECSDLMKGCADAFHKLSPEYVVVLGDRYELLPICNTAFLMNIPIIHISGGDVTKGAIDDSIRNAVTMLASIHFPGTKESADNIIRMRGISQNVFDVGEPGLDHFVRNKLMTRKELSDDLKLDPDSKWILMTYHAQTDHDISIDLEIVSNTLDILHTLDGISVVATYANLDPGGDKINKLLEEDKKIRVVPSLGSRRYLSFMKEASFVIGNSSSGIVEAPYLKIPVVNIGDRQKGRYMCKNILQSDGSRRSLEDSIRKAMKMNTSSVDDSTYYGDGHTSERIVSILSEIL; encoded by the coding sequence ATGATTAAATTATGTTTTATTACCGCTGCCAGATCTGAATATGGACTTCTTAGATGGATAATGCAGGATGTCAAAGATTCTGCATCTTTTGAGTTGCAACTAATTGTATGCGGAGGACACCTTCTTGAAAGTCAGGGACATACAATAGATCAGATTCTTGAAGATGGTTTTACTCCTGACTTTACAATCCCTTTTTCAGAACATCCGGATATAGATAACATAAGATCTCTAACTTATGAATGCAGCGACCTTATGAAAGGATGCGCTGATGCATTCCATAAATTATCTCCTGAATACGTAGTCGTTCTTGGTGACAGATACGAACTTCTTCCCATATGCAATACCGCATTTCTTATGAATATCCCAATCATACATATATCAGGCGGAGACGTTACCAAGGGCGCTATAGACGACTCTATTAGAAATGCCGTAACTATGCTCGCATCCATACACTTCCCCGGAACCAAAGAAAGTGCAGACAATATCATCAGAATGCGAGGCATATCGCAGAACGTATTTGATGTTGGAGAGCCGGGCCTTGATCATTTTGTAAGAAATAAGCTGATGACAAGGAAAGAACTTTCTGATGATCTAAAACTTGATCCCGATTCCAAATGGATACTTATGACCTATCATGCTCAGACTGATCACGATATCTCTATTGATCTTGAAATAGTATCCAACACTCTCGATATCCTTCATACCCTTGATGGCATAAGCGTAGTTGCAACTTATGCAAACCTTGACCCCGGAGGAGATAAGATCAACAAGCTCCTTGAAGAAGATAAAAAAATAAGAGTGGTTCCTTCTCTTGGCAGCAGGCGTTACCTTAGCTTTATGAAAGAAGCTTCTTTTGTTATAGGGAATTCATCAAGCGGTATAGTTGAAGCACCATACTTAAAGATTCCTGTAGTAAATATCGGTGACAGGCAAAAAGGACGCTATATGTGCAAGAATATCCTTCAGTCTGACGGCAGCAGGAGATCTCTTGAAGATTCGATCCGTAAAGCAATGAAAATGAATACATCTTCTGTAGATGACAGCACTTATTACGGTGATGGTCATACCAGCGAAAGGATCGTCAGTATATTATCTGAGATTCTTTGA
- a CDS encoding nucleotidyltransferase family protein: MDKETLSRYTGTKDMNIVEAMQKIDENGKGILYILNSKGQLSGSVSDGDIRRWIITTGNLQGSVRDIMKKDPKCLSEEAKDKAGKLMSMESVRSVPIVNEHRKIVNIIFIEDIHRRRRKKNRSLKGIPVIIMAGGKGTRLYPYTKILPKPLIPIGEIPILERIINRFCSYGADEFYITVNYKKEMIKSYFKDLNSSYTIHYVEEGKPLGTAGGISLIGESLEGPVIITNCDIMIEADYAAILEHHKSSGNAITIVSSLKNTIIPYGVLYTSEEGIVSSLDEKPSLSYLINTGMYVVDSVYLDLIPKDIIYNMTDLIDDFMRQGMQVGVFPISENSFLDMGQFEELRKMEERISAGDIND, encoded by the coding sequence ATGGATAAAGAGACTCTCTCCCGCTATACAGGGACCAAAGACATGAATATTGTAGAAGCTATGCAGAAGATAGATGAGAATGGTAAAGGCATTCTCTATATTCTGAATAGCAAAGGTCAGCTGTCCGGATCTGTGTCTGATGGAGATATCCGTAGATGGATCATTACAACAGGCAATCTCCAGGGAAGTGTCAGAGATATTATGAAAAAAGATCCCAAGTGCCTTTCAGAAGAAGCCAAAGATAAGGCCGGAAAACTCATGTCCATGGAATCTGTAAGGTCTGTTCCTATTGTCAATGAACATAGGAAGATTGTTAATATCATATTTATAGAAGATATTCATCGCCGTAGAAGAAAGAAGAACAGATCACTTAAAGGAATTCCTGTAATAATCATGGCTGGAGGTAAGGGAACAAGACTTTATCCTTATACCAAGATTCTGCCTAAGCCCCTTATCCCAATAGGTGAGATACCAATACTTGAAAGGATAATCAATAGATTCTGCTCATATGGAGCAGATGAATTCTATATAACCGTCAATTACAAGAAAGAGATGATCAAGTCTTATTTTAAAGATCTGAATTCATCCTATACCATACATTATGTCGAGGAAGGCAAGCCTCTTGGGACTGCAGGGGGTATAAGCCTTATTGGTGAAAGTCTTGAGGGACCTGTAATCATAACTAACTGCGATATTATGATAGAGGCTGACTATGCTGCTATATTAGAGCATCACAAATCGTCAGGTAATGCTATTACAATAGTATCGTCACTAAAAAATACAATCATTCCATATGGTGTTTTATATACCAGTGAAGAAGGAATTGTTTCATCACTTGATGAAAAGCCAAGCCTTTCTTACCTTATCAATACAGGCATGTATGTGGTTGATTCAGTATACCTAGACTTGATACCCAAAGATATTATCTACAACATGACTGATCTTATAGATGATTTTATGAGGCAAGGTATGCAGGTAGGAGTGTTCCCTATAAGTGAAAATTCTTTCCTTGATATGGGACAGTTTGAAGAACTCAGGAAGATGGAAGAACGCATAAGCGCAGGAGATATAAATGATTAG
- the neuB gene encoding N-acetylneuraminate synthase, which produces MFDKSRCYIIAEAGVNHNGKLDLALKLCDAAKNSGADAVKFQTWKTENIITRNVEQAQYQIENTGVTESQFDMLKKIELPYDAFTKIKEHCDQIGITFISTADDSESLDFLIRLGIPFIKIGSGDIGNVSYLKEIGSKKLPILLSTGMSNLADIDISLRALREGGASDITLLHCTTSYPCPHDKVNLKAMNTIGEAFHLPVGYSDHTIGPEASIAAVTMGACVIEKHFTLDCQMEGPDHLASTEPGPFKDMVESIRKTEALLGDGIKEPTPEEKEISKVVTKRVVALTNIAKGDTFSESNICVKRNDIGELAREYYKVIGRKALKDYIPDEGIEI; this is translated from the coding sequence ATGTTTGATAAGTCCAGATGCTATATCATTGCTGAAGCGGGAGTTAATCACAATGGTAAGCTTGATCTTGCTTTGAAACTTTGTGATGCAGCCAAAAATTCCGGCGCAGATGCCGTTAAATTCCAAACCTGGAAAACAGAGAATATCATTACAAGAAATGTTGAACAGGCCCAGTATCAGATTGAAAATACCGGAGTTACTGAGTCTCAGTTTGATATGCTCAAAAAAATCGAGCTTCCCTATGATGCTTTTACAAAGATCAAAGAACATTGTGATCAGATCGGGATAACATTCATATCTACAGCAGATGATTCTGAAAGCCTTGATTTTCTAATAAGGCTTGGAATTCCATTTATAAAAATAGGATCAGGTGATATAGGAAATGTATCGTATCTGAAAGAAATAGGATCTAAGAAATTACCCATACTACTTAGTACAGGAATGAGTAATCTTGCAGACATAGATATATCGCTTAGAGCTTTAAGAGAAGGCGGAGCCAGTGATATAACCCTTCTTCACTGCACTACGAGTTATCCATGCCCACATGATAAAGTCAATCTTAAAGCCATGAATACGATAGGAGAAGCTTTCCATCTGCCTGTTGGATATTCAGATCATACAATAGGACCAGAAGCTTCTATTGCTGCAGTAACAATGGGAGCCTGCGTAATAGAAAAGCACTTTACACTTGATTGTCAGATGGAAGGTCCTGACCACCTTGCAAGCACAGAACCAGGTCCGTTCAAAGACATGGTTGAAAGTATCAGAAAGACAGAAGCTCTTCTTGGAGATGGTATTAAAGAACCCACACCTGAAGAAAAAGAGATATCTAAAGTTGTTACTAAAAGGGTAGTGGCACTTACGAATATAGCTAAGGGAGATACATTTTCAGAATCTAATATATGCGTTAAGCGTAACGATATAGGAGAGCTTGCAAGAGAATATTATAAAGTAATAGGGCGGAAAGCTTTAAAGGATTATATTCCTGATGAGGGAATTGAGATTTAG
- a CDS encoding flagellin: MVVQHNITAMNSQRQLGITTDLQAKSSEKLSSGYKVNRAADDAAGLSISEKMRRQIRGLNQASDNAQDGISAVQTAEGALQEVQDMLQRMNQLAVKASNDTLTSDDRGYIQLEVNKLVSEIDRTASTTQFNNQNLLDGTFTSKNLQVGTENMTKSRINVSIGSMGAHSLGVSGLSVSTSSTAQKAISEVKDAIQSISTMRSDLGATQNRLEHTIKNLDNIAENTTAAESQIRDTDMAEEMVKYSNNNILAQAGQSMLAQANQSNQGVLSILG, encoded by the coding sequence ATGGTAGTACAACACAACATTACTGCAATGAACTCACAGAGACAGCTTGGTATCACAACAGATTTACAGGCAAAGTCTTCAGAAAAACTCTCATCCGGTTATAAAGTTAACCGTGCAGCAGATGATGCAGCAGGTCTTTCAATTTCCGAAAAGATGAGAAGACAGATCAGAGGTCTTAATCAGGCATCTGACAACGCACAGGATGGTATATCTGCAGTACAGACAGCTGAAGGTGCTCTTCAGGAAGTACAGGATATGCTTCAGCGTATGAACCAGTTGGCAGTTAAGGCTTCTAATGACACTCTTACTTCTGACGATAGAGGATACATCCAGCTTGAAGTTAACAAGCTCGTATCTGAGATCGATCGTACAGCATCAACAACTCAGTTCAATAACCAGAACCTTCTCGACGGTACTTTCACATCTAAGAATCTTCAGGTTGGTACTGAGAATATGACAAAGAGCCGTATAAATGTATCTATCGGTTCTATGGGTGCACATTCACTTGGTGTTAGTGGACTTAGCGTTAGTACAAGTTCAACAGCTCAGAAAGCAATTTCTGAGGTTAAGGATGCTATCCAGTCAATCTCAACAATGAGATCTGATCTTGGTGCTACTCAGAACAGACTTGAGCACACAATCAAAAACCTTGACAATATCGCAGAGAATACAACAGCAGCTGAATCCCAGATTCGTGATACAGATATGGCTGAAGAGATGGTTAAGTATTCGAATAATAACATCCTCGCTCAGGCAGGTCAGTCAATGCTTGCACAGGCTAACCAGTCTAACCAGGGCGTTCTTTCAATCCTTGGCTAA
- a CDS encoding flagellin — translation MVVQHNITAMNAQRQLGITTDNQAKSSEKLSSGYKINRAADDAAGLSISEKMRRQIRGLSQASDNAQDGISCVQIAEGALQEVQDMLQRMNELAVKAANDTLTTDDRGYIQQEVNALVSEINRTASTTEFNNQTLLDGTFTGKNLQVGSENLTDSRILISICSLGAAGIGVSGLSVSINSTADQAISVVKAAIVSISSMRSDLGALQNRLEHTIKNLDNITENTSAAESQIRDTDMAEEMVRYSNNNILAQAGQSMLAQANQTNQGVLSLLQ, via the coding sequence ATGGTAGTACAACACAACATAACCGCAATGAACGCTCAGAGACAGCTTGGTATTACAACAGACAATCAAGCGAAGTCTTCAGAAAAACTCTCATCAGGTTACAAGATCAATCGTGCAGCTGATGATGCAGCAGGTCTTTCAATTTCCGAAAAAATGAGAAGACAGATCAGAGGCCTTTCACAGGCATCTGATAACGCACAGGATGGAATCTCCTGCGTACAGATTGCAGAAGGCGCGCTTCAGGAAGTTCAGGATATGCTTCAGCGTATGAACGAACTTGCAGTTAAGGCTGCGAACGATACTCTTACAACAGATGATAGAGGATACATTCAGCAAGAAGTAAATGCACTTGTATCTGAAATCAATAGAACAGCATCAACAACAGAATTCAATAACCAGACACTTCTTGACGGAACATTCACAGGTAAGAATCTCCAAGTGGGTTCCGAAAACCTTACTGATAGTAGAATATTAATCTCCATCTGCTCGCTTGGTGCAGCAGGCATTGGTGTAAGTGGACTTAGCGTATCAATAAATTCCACAGCAGATCAGGCAATCAGCGTAGTTAAAGCAGCTATCGTATCTATCTCCAGTATGAGATCTGATCTCGGTGCTCTCCAGAACAGACTTGAACATACTATAAAGAATCTCGATAATATTACAGAGAATACATCAGCAGCAGAATCCCAGATTCGTGATACAGATATGGCAGAAGAGATGGTTAGATATTCAAATAATAACATCCTTGCTCAGGCAGGCCAGTCAATGCTTGCTCAGGCTAATCAGACAAACCAGGGTGTGTTATCACTTCTGCAGTAA
- a CDS encoding 6-hydroxymethylpterin diphosphokinase MptE-like protein, with amino-acid sequence MNVIYQKNLDAFKDRHYLDDESDPNIKEALLNGKNNNASMCNVSLSQDYCGNSIVCLSRDGYDYALSSRVDAYNAAKIYSERYNDPEPFETYILFGMGDGRIARNVLKDMYDNNLLIAIEPEIEVLLTVMSEIDISDIISNENFFLLIGNAKVFENLQNLLEGVINPGTVTPIRFLISPGYDVLYSDMCRGCIKMADYVMDAIRINSNTIIEMAEEINLNTFKNLRYLINGSDLYSIIEKFKEVDLDDIPAILVCAGPSLDKNIDDLKKAEGKAFILAVDSAVRALENHNINYNAVMTGDAQKEYSVFEDKRTRRKPLIAEISSNYKIIENWHGRVFFNGASMGYVVQNSIFNGVLTHHMGEVETGGSISTNAFSAIEALGFRTIVLVGQDLAFTGGQGHVQGYSNQETDEEIKERGIEQVKGWDGSMLITDSQMRYYIRWFEKKIEAVKDYITVIDATQGGAEIQGALNMTLNEVIDYKCNKTCDFDKLLMDVPYVFEGEDKEKCLEQLRKLPERLNEFGDKLKKYKKNYIKMSDFIKNNISSGRDFEKVYKVVKEANLIDRTEPLYHLVTTFCVRDIYKYKNIVMNKDKPMDEVLKASAQMMDDCIKAIKEIIKLIKKEWNYL; translated from the coding sequence ATGAACGTGATATATCAGAAAAATCTTGATGCCTTTAAAGATAGGCATTATCTGGATGATGAATCTGATCCCAATATTAAAGAGGCATTATTGAACGGGAAAAATAATAATGCATCAATGTGCAATGTCAGTTTATCACAGGATTATTGCGGAAATAGTATAGTATGTTTAAGTAGGGACGGCTATGATTATGCTCTTTCGAGTAGAGTAGATGCATATAATGCAGCAAAAATATACTCAGAAAGATATAATGATCCTGAACCATTTGAGACATATATTCTTTTTGGCATGGGAGATGGAAGGATAGCAAGAAATGTCCTTAAAGATATGTATGATAATAATCTTCTCATAGCTATAGAGCCGGAAATAGAAGTTTTACTAACGGTAATGTCTGAAATAGATATTTCAGATATTATCAGTAATGAGAATTTTTTTCTCTTAATTGGTAATGCGAAGGTCTTTGAAAACCTTCAGAACCTCCTTGAAGGTGTTATAAATCCGGGAACGGTTACACCTATAAGATTTCTCATATCCCCCGGATATGATGTTCTTTATTCTGATATGTGCAGAGGATGCATAAAAATGGCAGATTATGTCATGGATGCTATTAGAATTAACAGTAACACGATTATTGAAATGGCTGAGGAGATTAATTTAAATACTTTTAAAAATCTAAGATATCTTATTAATGGTTCTGACCTTTATAGTATTATTGAAAAATTTAAAGAAGTTGATTTAGATGATATACCGGCTATCCTTGTTTGCGCCGGACCATCGCTTGATAAAAATATTGATGATTTGAAAAAAGCCGAAGGAAAAGCGTTTATTTTAGCAGTTGATTCTGCAGTTAGAGCGCTTGAAAATCATAATATAAATTATAATGCAGTAATGACAGGAGACGCCCAAAAAGAATACTCGGTTTTTGAAGATAAAAGAACAAGAAGAAAACCGCTTATTGCAGAGATTTCTTCTAATTATAAAATTATCGAAAACTGGCATGGAAGAGTTTTTTTTAATGGAGCATCAATGGGGTATGTTGTTCAGAATTCTATATTTAATGGTGTGTTGACACATCATATGGGAGAAGTGGAAACTGGAGGCTCTATATCGACTAATGCTTTTTCTGCTATTGAAGCCTTGGGATTTAGGACAATCGTGCTTGTTGGACAGGATCTTGCGTTTACAGGTGGACAGGGACATGTGCAGGGATATAGTAATCAGGAAACAGATGAAGAGATTAAGGAAAGAGGAATAGAGCAGGTTAAGGGATGGGATGGGAGTATGTTAATTACAGATTCACAAATGAGATATTACATTAGATGGTTTGAGAAGAAGATAGAAGCGGTAAAGGATTACATCACTGTCATAGATGCAACTCAAGGCGGTGCTGAAATTCAAGGTGCTTTAAATATGACATTAAATGAAGTGATAGATTATAAATGTAATAAGACATGTGATTTTGATAAGTTGTTAATGGATGTCCCATATGTTTTTGAAGGTGAAGATAAAGAAAAGTGTTTGGAACAATTACGAAAGCTCCCGGAAAGATTAAATGAATTTGGAGATAAATTAAAGAAATATAAGAAAAACTATATTAAAATGTCAGATTTTATAAAGAATAACATATCATCGGGGCGTGATTTTGAAAAAGTTTATAAGGTAGTAAAAGAAGCTAATCTTATAGATCGTACAGAACCTTTATATCATCTGGTTACTACATTTTGTGTAAGAGATATTTATAAATACAAAAATATTGTTATGAATAAGGATAAACCAATGGATGAAGTGCTTAAGGCAAGTGCTCAGATGATGGATGATTGTATTAAGGCAATAAAAGAAATTATCAAATTAATAAAAAAAGAATGGAATTACCTATAA